The genomic stretch GCCCAGGTCACCGCCGTCCGCCAGGCCCGCGGCTACCTCGGCGACAAGCTGATCCGGGTCGCGACGCCGCACCGGCTGCTCGACCCCGAGGCCGGCCCGCTGATCGCCGTCCGGCTCAACCTGCTCACCCGAAAGACCCTCGGCGGCCTGGAGACCGACCTCTCCGGCCGCGTGCTGCGTGGTGACGGCGAGCCGTTCCCCGGTCTGTACGCCGCCGGGGAGGTCGCCGGCTTCGGCGGCGGCGGGATGCACGGCTACCGCTCCCTGGAGGGCACCTTCCTGGGCGGCTGCCTGTTCTCCGGCCGGGTCGCCGGGCGGGCGCTGGCGGCTCAGCTGTGAGCCAGCCCGACTGGGACGCCGTCCCGCCCGGCCAGCCGCCCTACGGCGGACCCCCGCCCACCGGGCAGCCCTGGGCCGCACCGCCGGGGCAGCAGCACCCGTGGGGCCCTCCGCCGCAGTGGGGCCCGCCGCAGACCCCGCCGCAGACCCCGCCGCAGTGGGGACCGCCGCAGTGGGGACCGGCGCCGTGGGGCGCCCCGCCGCACCCGGGCCAGCAGGCGTACGCGGGCCAGCAGCCGTTCACCGCCTGGGGCGGGTACGCGCCGCCGTACGCCCGCGCGCCCCGGCGGCCGGGCGTGGTCGTTGGGGCGGCGGCGCTGGCCTTCGGCTCGGCGCTGCTCACCCTCGTCGGCACGGTCTACGCGATGGCGTTCAGCGCACTGCTGGCGGTCACCCGTGGGCCCTCCGCCGGGATCGGGCCGTGGATCGCCCTCGTGCAGCTGCTGGTCGTCGCGCTGTTCGTGGTCGGCGGGCTCACGGCGCTGTCCGGCGGGCGCCGGGAGTGGCTGTGGGCGGCAGCCGGCGGCCAGGTCTGCCTGTCGGTGTACTGGGTGGTGGTGCTCACCGGCACCTCCGCGCCGATCGGGGAGGCGGTGGTGGTGCTCCCGGTCGTCTACGGGGCGCTCGGCATCGCTGCTGCCGGGCTCACGGTCCTGCCCGACGCGGTGGCGTGGTCCCGGACGGCGGCCGCCGCACGCAGGGCCTGACCGGGCGGTTCCGGTCGGGTGGGACGATCAGCGGCATGTCCGCCCCCTCCCGATCCGAGCTCGACCCGGCGGTCGCCGGCCTGCTCCGCCGCGACCCCGCCGGCCTGGTCGCCGCCGTCGTCCAGCAGCACGACACCGCCGAGGTGCTCATGGTCGCCTGGATGGACGACGAGGCGCTGCACCGCACGCTGACCACCGGCCGGGCCACCTACTGGTCGCGCAGCCGGCAGGAGTACTGGGTCAAGGGCGAGACGTCGGGCCACCGGCAGTGGGTGC from Modestobacter roseus encodes the following:
- the hisI gene encoding phosphoribosyl-AMP cyclohydrolase, with the protein product MSAPSRSELDPAVAGLLRRDPAGLVAAVVQQHDTAEVLMVAWMDDEALHRTLTTGRATYWSRSRQEYWVKGETSGHRQWVRDVRLDCDGDALLVLVDQEGPACHTGERSCFHRPLRGHQASDLAGIRPEAGE